A single region of the Marinobacter nanhaiticus D15-8W genome encodes:
- a CDS encoding alpha/beta fold hydrolase, whose amino-acid sequence MSAPITHRRVVVNDVSLHVATAVPADTGDPASNGARAAVLCIHGFPEGWLGWRPLMRLMPNVAFFAPDMRGYPVSDYPLAGYDVFTLTEDIDQLIDKLGLEKPILLAHDWGGALGWIYAHRFPGRISHLMVVNCTHPRTLVRAVLHFDDFQTLRIPWVPPFQVPFLPEYLLTTRVGRKLLELSFTLREGSRGSMDRDLVREIVRRFRTAADMHGAIDYYREIVRTLLHSESSAQLKAIYDRAIQDPVTLIWGMEDEALSYRVARRSEQDAGCPVDWRPLEGIGHFVDLEAPNLLARELERVIDRRNGSGDSNGGRKAKKRRRTAA is encoded by the coding sequence ATGAGCGCGCCGATTACGCATCGCCGGGTCGTGGTCAACGACGTCAGTCTGCATGTCGCCACCGCGGTGCCGGCAGATACCGGTGACCCGGCTTCCAACGGCGCGCGGGCGGCGGTGCTCTGTATCCATGGCTTCCCGGAAGGCTGGCTCGGCTGGCGTCCGCTGATGCGGTTGATGCCCAATGTTGCCTTCTTCGCCCCGGATATGCGGGGCTACCCGGTATCGGACTATCCCCTGGCCGGGTATGACGTGTTCACCCTGACCGAGGACATTGACCAGCTGATCGACAAGCTCGGACTGGAGAAGCCGATCCTGCTCGCCCATGACTGGGGCGGCGCCCTCGGTTGGATCTACGCGCACCGCTTCCCGGGCCGTATCAGCCATCTGATGGTGGTCAACTGTACCCATCCGCGTACGCTGGTCCGCGCCGTGCTGCACTTCGACGATTTCCAGACCCTGCGTATCCCCTGGGTGCCCCCGTTCCAGGTGCCCTTCCTGCCGGAATACCTGCTGACCACAAGGGTAGGGCGCAAGCTGCTGGAACTGTCGTTCACGCTGCGCGAGGGTTCCAGGGGGAGCATGGACCGGGACCTGGTGCGCGAGATTGTACGCAGGTTCCGGACCGCCGCGGACATGCACGGTGCCATCGACTATTACCGCGAGATTGTGCGCACCCTGTTACACAGTGAGAGCAGTGCGCAACTCAAGGCCATCTACGACCGAGCCATCCAGGACCCCGTCACTCTGATCTGGGGCATGGAAGACGAGGCATTGTCCTACCGGGTGGCGCGCAGGAGCGAACAGGATGCCGGTTGCCCGGTGGACTGGCGCCCGTTGGAAGGTATCGGTCACTTCGTCGACCTGGAAGCGCCCAATCTGCTTGCGCGGGAACTCGAACGGGTCATCGACCGGCGCAATGGTAGTGGTGATAGCAACGGCGGCAGAAAGGCAAAAAAACGCCGGCGGACGGCAGCCTGA
- a CDS encoding GMC oxidoreductase: MEWDYDVIVIGSGFGGAITACRLAQAGRSVCMLEKGRRWDRTHFPRSPVEVSRNAIAGAGHHLAGRGFIEYLTFRTMDVVQGTGVGGGSLHYFNVHMRPPSFIFDRPAWPRQITMRRMRPYYSVAADMLGANSLSVASDQRVPSRTQTFEDAVNSIGRQAERVPICVRLHSSTMTENTCEFCGNCLLGCHVHAKNTLDLNYIPLAEHHGAEVLPLHQALRITPEPEGYGVDVIDLGAPPADEPNSMLRTLRARQVVVAAGTLGTNELLLRCKHLYRTLPRLSGRLGEGYSGNGDFIFAGARYENRLVDPGRGPSITAGVGFHEKDDQLIYIEDLGYPDPFIWYFNSVIPRRSRYRKWLRQTRRYLADALGAPLRFELNQLLEDGYLTHFLPYLGMGTDAADGRLYLNRSGELELDWSVRRSLPMFRRMLEHMQALSECSGGRLMNSFLWQTPVTRLPLSKTLTAHPLGGCALSDTPIKGVTNDRGEVWGYKGLYVADGALMPAAIGVNPSATICAVAERVAFHMIHGRELREGDAKAPSNRAMPLEPTPSPVSTSRSLTA; the protein is encoded by the coding sequence GTGGAATGGGACTATGACGTCATCGTGATCGGCTCCGGTTTCGGCGGGGCGATTACCGCTTGCCGGCTGGCCCAGGCCGGACGCTCCGTCTGTATGCTGGAGAAAGGTCGGCGCTGGGACCGCACCCATTTCCCACGCTCGCCGGTGGAGGTGTCGCGCAACGCCATTGCCGGCGCCGGCCACCACCTGGCTGGGCGGGGATTTATCGAATACCTGACGTTCCGCACTATGGACGTGGTGCAGGGGACGGGCGTTGGTGGCGGCTCACTGCATTACTTCAACGTCCATATGCGCCCGCCGAGCTTCATCTTCGACCGCCCCGCCTGGCCCCGCCAGATCACCATGCGGCGGATGCGGCCCTATTATTCCGTGGCCGCCGATATGCTGGGCGCCAACAGTCTCAGCGTTGCATCGGACCAGCGCGTACCCTCGCGTACCCAGACCTTCGAGGACGCGGTCAACAGTATCGGCAGGCAGGCGGAACGGGTACCGATATGCGTTCGCCTGCACTCGTCGACGATGACCGAGAATACCTGCGAATTCTGCGGCAATTGTCTGCTGGGTTGCCATGTCCACGCCAAGAATACCCTGGACCTGAACTACATTCCGCTAGCCGAACATCATGGGGCGGAGGTGCTTCCATTGCACCAGGCGCTCAGGATCACCCCCGAACCCGAGGGGTACGGCGTCGACGTCATTGACCTCGGTGCGCCGCCGGCGGACGAGCCGAATAGTATGCTCAGGACACTCCGCGCCCGCCAGGTCGTTGTGGCGGCCGGTACCCTGGGTACCAATGAGCTCCTGCTGCGCTGCAAACACCTCTATCGCACCTTGCCACGGTTATCCGGACGTCTCGGTGAAGGTTATTCCGGCAATGGCGACTTCATCTTTGCCGGGGCGCGCTACGAAAACCGGCTGGTGGACCCGGGGCGGGGGCCCAGCATTACCGCCGGGGTTGGCTTCCACGAAAAGGACGACCAGCTCATCTACATCGAGGACCTGGGCTACCCGGACCCGTTCATCTGGTACTTCAACAGCGTGATTCCTCGCCGCAGCCGCTATCGCAAATGGCTACGCCAGACCCGTCGATACCTGGCTGACGCCCTCGGCGCGCCACTGCGGTTCGAGCTGAACCAGTTGCTCGAAGATGGCTACCTGACCCATTTCCTGCCTTACCTGGGAATGGGTACCGACGCGGCCGACGGTCGGCTCTACCTCAACCGCTCCGGCGAACTGGAACTGGACTGGTCGGTACGCCGCAGCCTGCCGATGTTCCGCCGCATGCTGGAGCACATGCAGGCGCTGAGCGAATGCTCCGGCGGCCGGCTGATGAACAGCTTCCTTTGGCAGACGCCAGTGACTCGCCTGCCATTGAGCAAGACCCTGACTGCCCACCCTCTAGGCGGCTGTGCCCTTTCGGATACTCCGATTAAAGGGGTCACCAACGACCGCGGCGAAGTCTGGGGATATAAGGGCCTCTATGTTGCGGATGGCGCGCTGATGCCCGCCGCAATCGGCGTCAACCCATCGGCAACGATCTGTGCCGTTGCCGAGCGGGTGGCTTTCCACATGATCCACGGGAGGGAGTTGCGGGAAGGGGACGCGAAGGCGCCCAGCAATCGTGCGATGCCGCTGGAGCCGACGCCGTCTCCGGTTTCTACCTCCCGTTCGCTAACGGCATAA